In the Pieris napi chromosome 19, ilPieNapi1.2, whole genome shotgun sequence genome, one interval contains:
- the LOC125059012 gene encoding uncharacterized protein LOC125059012 isoform X3, with product MIELTASSLGQRQQELNFKVAETVKKKICFDDIKSTEENSDVDKLFKIDVASEYRNIAYIIEILKCGDSLLISRALNCDWIFNDEYSHFMNPDYLHNEIFPLMSIKMKTKLLNKLAYHLRKESRNEAFSNYCKNMKMKSLALKFFLFTSEAFKLNLIKEDCNYLSKHGYPPLFIGNSFALAEGYLTTEHYIFKKEDFIDKLAYLYHVDENKYLDLLEKYVMPEHASVWIGCRLSKYIMTKHKDRVLRLPLMYVNKVKRNILLRYSTTEDVKTYIPALLPTLTRFWEYNFYAHNRDLFNFIPSDETYKFLKSIFHMTYGDVPFEMNYKFYYHKYYDFLTQEEKEQWALKHIEEAKEILGTNNDYIWYKFVNFTQAFPNIKKYILITPDPGMRNKMIMVLIDSIRTKEDLETLINYYYKRHNNENVNYKRDFLEGIIIKTRFIFQCDEPTWNVFNKILCSIETATPGCKFCYSYKFYFAIHNIIRGIEMDTTLMDYIDNSMDMNRLKRKLNDLNTDEQKSVYDNFYEYYYKKFKYSIKWDHDETRRSRNKYAVYLKNLLQCFKKTKENLPKEVLWFMNSTYCHFRYDDFLKDKKDEDKQKKSEKDPESPEYRLETLTDDCLLRLLKKDEEIKTIVELRPEIKSCFEQEWNYSITKFLKKIKIYYFKDLGNMFLDFFESCLANIQQLEGNDFDDRKLIQNSVYAIFSIGNEENMLKLLLENVPKESKIDHSTIDKKLLAIQEAICRYACYARLPVPVSTILPYIKGDYVHFCLPMFNRYLANLPMPLCHEFIESILDAPLSVQKHGIRLAFTAFTAENLKNLLLNVWKNTKNVSLRMIIYKSLFDKIIKSNEETQNELYDVIRELNLTLYDEDQQEVFDLLVSYEMPKRFKGDYLESAWISVKQLPNKTKNMTIKNKLLNDFEKHMDCMNREFVLKEIEDHIKIILIEKGIEKTFRDDESSCNDCLWNVAATYIVASKTLDDSSKSLQLLEIILRESYKQWSLVSNNPYVVNKNSFIIKDKVKERSELSAYKFSKYNIQIFETILSCVLDLTPEKEIYMTIMDVRILIISKKVITQENEDSDINRASKYVTKELVLFMNDLKNNNNCFTIFYNSIVTVITQTLQKMSSLLRINGHLLLAFVCKELLCMGGTDNTLLALSVMPLNISTTFDDERAEFKKLCLDFTKQVKEINLFEIQSFYYNKFVLNNFEKRFE from the coding sequence ATGATTGAATTAACTGCGTCTTCTTTGGGGCAGCGCCAACAGGAGCTCAACTTCAAAGTGGCTGAGACtgtgaagaaaaaaatatgttttgatgATATTAAGTCAACGGAAGAGAATTCCGACGTGGACaagctttttaaaattgacGTTGCATcagaatatagaaatattgcgtatattatagaaatactaAAATGCGGCGATAGTTTATTGATTTCGCGAGCTCTTAATTGTGATTGGATATTTAATGACGAATATTCACACTTTATGAATCCAGACTATCTTCACAATGAAATCTTTCCCCTGATGtctattaaaatgaaaactaAATTGCTGAACAAACTTGCATATCACCTCAGGAAAGAATCTAGAAATGAAGCATTCTCAAATTATTGCAAAAACATGAAGATGAAATCGTTAGCGTTGAAATTCTTCTTATTTACATCGGAAGCCTTTAAACTTAACTTAATTAAAGAAGATTGCAATTACTTAAGCAAACACGGGTATCCACCGTTGTTTATTGGAAATTCTTTTGCTCTCGCTGAAGGATATCTTACTACTGAACATTACATTTTCAAGAAAGAAGATTTCATAGATAAGCTTGCTTATCTGTACCACGTGGacgagaataaatatttagatttattagaaaaatatgttatgcCAGAACATGCATCTGTCTGGATAGGATGCCGACTCTCGAAATATATAATGACAAAACATAAAGATCGCGTGCTAAGATTACCCTTAATGTACGTGAATaaagttaaaagaaatatattacttCGTTACTCTACAACCGAAGACGTAAAAACATATATCCCTGCCCTCTTGCCAACTTTAACAAGGTTTTGGGAATACAATTTCTACGCACATAATAGAgacctttttaattttattccttCTGATGAGACATACAAATTCCTGAAGTCAATATTTCATATGACATATGGTGATGTACCATTCGaaatgaattataaattttactatcACAAATACTACGATTTTCTAACACAAGAAGAAAAGGAGCAGTGGGCCCTGAAGCATATAGAAGAAGCCAAAGAGATATTGGGAAcaaataatgattatatttgGTATAAATTTGTGAACTTTACTCAAGCTTTCCCAaacattaagaaatatattcttattacACCCGATCCTGGCATGAGGAATAAAATGATTATGGTTTTAATAGATTCAATAAGGACCAAAGAAGATTTAGAgactttaataaactattattataagagacataataatgaaaatgttaattaCAAAAGAGACTTTTTGGagggtataataataaaaacaagatttatatttcaatgcGATGAACCTACTTGGAatgtattcaataaaatactatgtaGTATTGAAACAGCTACCCCAGGCTGTAAGTTCTGTTATTCatacaagttttattttgcgatacataatataattcgTGGTATAGAAATGGATACCACTTTAATGGACTATATTGATAACAGTATGGATATGAACCGcttaaaacgtaaattaaaCGATCTAAATACCGACGAACAGAAATCTGtctatgataatttttatgaatactactataaaaaattcaaatattctaTTAAATGGGATCATGATGAAACACGGAGAAGCAGAAATAAATATGCGGTCTACTTGAAAAATCTTCTTCAATgtttcaaaaaaacaaaagaaaatctgCCAAAAGAAGTTCTTTGGTTTATGAATTCTACATATTGTCATTTTCGGTACGACGATTTtttgaaagataaaaaagaTGAAGACAAGCAAAAGAAATCTGAAAAAGATCCAGAGTCTCCAGAGTATCGTTTAGAGACATTAACAGACGATTGTCTGTTGCGATTATTGAAAAAAgatgaagaaataaaaacaattgttgAATTGCGACCTGAAATAAAATCTTGTTTTGAACAGGAATGGAATTATAGTATAACGAAGTTTCTAAAGAagataaagatttattatttcaaagatCTGGGCAATATGTTTCTAGATTTTTTCGAAAGTTGTCTAGCTAACATACAACAGCTAGAAGGCAACGATTTTGACGATCGTAAACTTATACAAAACTCAGTATATGCCATATTTAGCATTGGAAACGAAGAAAACATGCTTAAACTATTATTGGAAAATGTTCCAAAAGAATCTAAGATTGATCACAGCACGATtgataaaaaacttttagCTATTCAAGAAGCAATATGTCGTTACGCTTGCTATGCAAGATTGCCCGTTCCCGTATCGACTATTCTTCCTTATATCAAGGGAGATTACgtacatttttgtttaccaATGTTTAACCGGTATTTGGCTAATCTACCAATGCCACTTTGTCACGAATTCATCGAGAGCATTTTAGATGCTCCATTATCCGTGCAGAAACATGGTATCCGCTTAGCATTCACAGCTTTTACTGCGGAAAACCTTAAGAACCTTCTTCTTAACGTTTGGAAGAACACGAAGAACGTATCTCTACGTATGATCATTTACAAATCtctttttgataaaattattaaatctaatGAAGAGACACAAAATGAACTATACGATGTAATACGAGAGTTGAATTTAACTCTTTATGATGAAGATCAACAAGAAGTTTTTGACCTCTTAGTGTCATATGAAATGCCTAAAAGGTTCAAAGGTGATTATTTAGAATCCGCTTGGATATCAGTTAAACAATTaccaaacaaaacaaagaatatgaccatcaaaaataaactattaaatgattttgaaaaaCACATGGATTGCATGAATCGGGAGTTTGTTTTGAAAGAAATTGAAGaccacataaaaataatactaatagaAAAGGGAATCGAAAAAACTTTTAGAGATGACGAAAGTTCGTGTAACGACTGTCTTTGGAATGTAGCTGCAACATACATTGTTGCCAGTAAAACACTTGATGACAGTTCAAAATCACTTCAATTgcttgaaattattttacgagAATCCTATAAACAGTGGAGTTTAGTTTCTAATAATCCTTATGTTGTTAATAAAAACTCATTTATTATCAAAGACAAAGTGAAAGAAAGGTCTGAACTTAGTGCCTACAAATTTAGTAAGTACAATATACAGATATTCGAAACGATTTTGAGTTGTGTTCTTGACCTCACTCctgaaaaagaaatttacaTGACTATTATGGATGTAAGGATTTTgattattagtaaaaaagtGATAACTCAGGAAAATGAAGACTCGGATATTAATCGTGCATCTAAATATGTGACGAAGGAGTTAGTTCTCTTTATGAATGAtctgaaaaacaataacaattgttttactattttttacaatagcATAGTAACAGTTATTACGCAAACATTACAGAAAATGTCTTCTTTGCTAAGGATCAATGGACATTTATTATTGGCTTTTGTTTGTAAAGAGTTACTCTGCATGGGAGGAACTGATAACACGCTCTTAGCTCTATCTGTAATGCCTTTGAATATATCCACTACATTTGATGATGAACGGGCAGAGTTTAAGAAACTTTGCTTAGATTTCACAAAGCAGGTGAAAGAAATAAATCTTTTCGAAATTCAAAGCTTTTATTAcaacaaatttgttttgaataattttgaaaaaagatttgaatga
- the LOC125059012 gene encoding uncharacterized protein LOC125059012 isoform X1: MNRRAFILEERYKMIELTASSLGQRQQELNFKVAETVKKKICFDDIKSTEENSDVDKLFKIDVASEYRNIAYIIEILKCGDSLLISRALNCDWIFNDEYSHFMNPDYLHNEIFPLMSIKMKTKLLNKLAYHLRKESRNEAFSNYCKNMKMKSLALKFFLFTSEAFKLNLIKEDCNYLSKHGYPPLFIGNSFALAEGYLTTEHYIFKKEDFIDKLAYLYHVDENKYLDLLEKYVMPEHASVWIGCRLSKYIMTKHKDRVLRLPLMYVNKVKRNILLRYSTTEDVKTYIPALLPTLTRFWEYNFYAHNRDLFNFIPSDETYKFLKSIFHMTYGDVPFEMNYKFYYHKYYDFLTQEEKEQWALKHIEEAKEILGTNNDYIWYKFVNFTQAFPNIKKYILITPDPGMRNKMIMVLIDSIRTKEDLETLINYYYKRHNNENVNYKRDFLEGIIIKTRFIFQCDEPTWNVFNKILCSIETATPGCKFCYSYKFYFAIHNIIRGIEMDTTLMDYIDNSMDMNRLKRKLNDLNTDEQKSVYDNFYEYYYKKFKYSIKWDHDETRRSRNKYAVYLKNLLQCFKKTKENLPKEVLWFMNSTYCHFRYDDFLKDKKDEDKQKKSEKDPESPEYRLETLTDDCLLRLLKKDEEIKTIVELRPEIKSCFEQEWNYSITKFLKKIKIYYFKDLGNMFLDFFESCLANIQQLEGNDFDDRKLIQNSVYAIFSIGNEENMLKLLLENVPKESKIDHSTIDKKLLAIQEAICRYACYARLPVPVSTILPYIKGDYVHFCLPMFNRYLANLPMPLCHEFIESILDAPLSVQKHGIRLAFTAFTAENLKNLLLNVWKNTKNVSLRMIIYKSLFDKIIKSNEETQNELYDVIRELNLTLYDEDQQEVFDLLVSYEMPKRFKGDYLESAWISVKQLPNKTKNMTIKNKLLNDFEKHMDCMNREFVLKEIEDHIKIILIEKGIEKTFRDDESSCNDCLWNVAATYIVASKTLDDSSKSLQLLEIILRESYKQWSLVSNNPYVVNKNSFIIKDKVKERSELSAYKFSKYNIQIFETILSCVLDLTPEKEIYMTIMDVRILIISKKVITQENEDSDINRASKYVTKELVLFMNDLKNNNNCFTIFYNSIVTVITQTLQKMSSLLRINGHLLLAFVCKELLCMGGTDNTLLALSVMPLNISTTFDDERAEFKKLCLDFTKQVKEINLFEIQSFYYNKFVLNNFEKRFE, from the exons atgaatcgGCGTGCCTTTATATTGGAAGAACG gtATAAAATGATTGAATTAACTGCGTCTTCTTTGGGGCAGCGCCAACAGGAGCTCAACTTCAAAGTGGCTGAGACtgtgaagaaaaaaatatgttttgatgATATTAAGTCAACGGAAGAGAATTCCGACGTGGACaagctttttaaaattgacGTTGCATcagaatatagaaatattgcgtatattatagaaatactaAAATGCGGCGATAGTTTATTGATTTCGCGAGCTCTTAATTGTGATTGGATATTTAATGACGAATATTCACACTTTATGAATCCAGACTATCTTCACAATGAAATCTTTCCCCTGATGtctattaaaatgaaaactaAATTGCTGAACAAACTTGCATATCACCTCAGGAAAGAATCTAGAAATGAAGCATTCTCAAATTATTGCAAAAACATGAAGATGAAATCGTTAGCGTTGAAATTCTTCTTATTTACATCGGAAGCCTTTAAACTTAACTTAATTAAAGAAGATTGCAATTACTTAAGCAAACACGGGTATCCACCGTTGTTTATTGGAAATTCTTTTGCTCTCGCTGAAGGATATCTTACTACTGAACATTACATTTTCAAGAAAGAAGATTTCATAGATAAGCTTGCTTATCTGTACCACGTGGacgagaataaatatttagatttattagaaaaatatgttatgcCAGAACATGCATCTGTCTGGATAGGATGCCGACTCTCGAAATATATAATGACAAAACATAAAGATCGCGTGCTAAGATTACCCTTAATGTACGTGAATaaagttaaaagaaatatattacttCGTTACTCTACAACCGAAGACGTAAAAACATATATCCCTGCCCTCTTGCCAACTTTAACAAGGTTTTGGGAATACAATTTCTACGCACATAATAGAgacctttttaattttattccttCTGATGAGACATACAAATTCCTGAAGTCAATATTTCATATGACATATGGTGATGTACCATTCGaaatgaattataaattttactatcACAAATACTACGATTTTCTAACACAAGAAGAAAAGGAGCAGTGGGCCCTGAAGCATATAGAAGAAGCCAAAGAGATATTGGGAAcaaataatgattatatttgGTATAAATTTGTGAACTTTACTCAAGCTTTCCCAaacattaagaaatatattcttattacACCCGATCCTGGCATGAGGAATAAAATGATTATGGTTTTAATAGATTCAATAAGGACCAAAGAAGATTTAGAgactttaataaactattattataagagacataataatgaaaatgttaattaCAAAAGAGACTTTTTGGagggtataataataaaaacaagatttatatttcaatgcGATGAACCTACTTGGAatgtattcaataaaatactatgtaGTATTGAAACAGCTACCCCAGGCTGTAAGTTCTGTTATTCatacaagttttattttgcgatacataatataattcgTGGTATAGAAATGGATACCACTTTAATGGACTATATTGATAACAGTATGGATATGAACCGcttaaaacgtaaattaaaCGATCTAAATACCGACGAACAGAAATCTGtctatgataatttttatgaatactactataaaaaattcaaatattctaTTAAATGGGATCATGATGAAACACGGAGAAGCAGAAATAAATATGCGGTCTACTTGAAAAATCTTCTTCAATgtttcaaaaaaacaaaagaaaatctgCCAAAAGAAGTTCTTTGGTTTATGAATTCTACATATTGTCATTTTCGGTACGACGATTTtttgaaagataaaaaagaTGAAGACAAGCAAAAGAAATCTGAAAAAGATCCAGAGTCTCCAGAGTATCGTTTAGAGACATTAACAGACGATTGTCTGTTGCGATTATTGAAAAAAgatgaagaaataaaaacaattgttgAATTGCGACCTGAAATAAAATCTTGTTTTGAACAGGAATGGAATTATAGTATAACGAAGTTTCTAAAGAagataaagatttattatttcaaagatCTGGGCAATATGTTTCTAGATTTTTTCGAAAGTTGTCTAGCTAACATACAACAGCTAGAAGGCAACGATTTTGACGATCGTAAACTTATACAAAACTCAGTATATGCCATATTTAGCATTGGAAACGAAGAAAACATGCTTAAACTATTATTGGAAAATGTTCCAAAAGAATCTAAGATTGATCACAGCACGATtgataaaaaacttttagCTATTCAAGAAGCAATATGTCGTTACGCTTGCTATGCAAGATTGCCCGTTCCCGTATCGACTATTCTTCCTTATATCAAGGGAGATTACgtacatttttgtttaccaATGTTTAACCGGTATTTGGCTAATCTACCAATGCCACTTTGTCACGAATTCATCGAGAGCATTTTAGATGCTCCATTATCCGTGCAGAAACATGGTATCCGCTTAGCATTCACAGCTTTTACTGCGGAAAACCTTAAGAACCTTCTTCTTAACGTTTGGAAGAACACGAAGAACGTATCTCTACGTATGATCATTTACAAATCtctttttgataaaattattaaatctaatGAAGAGACACAAAATGAACTATACGATGTAATACGAGAGTTGAATTTAACTCTTTATGATGAAGATCAACAAGAAGTTTTTGACCTCTTAGTGTCATATGAAATGCCTAAAAGGTTCAAAGGTGATTATTTAGAATCCGCTTGGATATCAGTTAAACAATTaccaaacaaaacaaagaatatgaccatcaaaaataaactattaaatgattttgaaaaaCACATGGATTGCATGAATCGGGAGTTTGTTTTGAAAGAAATTGAAGaccacataaaaataatactaatagaAAAGGGAATCGAAAAAACTTTTAGAGATGACGAAAGTTCGTGTAACGACTGTCTTTGGAATGTAGCTGCAACATACATTGTTGCCAGTAAAACACTTGATGACAGTTCAAAATCACTTCAATTgcttgaaattattttacgagAATCCTATAAACAGTGGAGTTTAGTTTCTAATAATCCTTATGTTGTTAATAAAAACTCATTTATTATCAAAGACAAAGTGAAAGAAAGGTCTGAACTTAGTGCCTACAAATTTAGTAAGTACAATATACAGATATTCGAAACGATTTTGAGTTGTGTTCTTGACCTCACTCctgaaaaagaaatttacaTGACTATTATGGATGTAAGGATTTTgattattagtaaaaaagtGATAACTCAGGAAAATGAAGACTCGGATATTAATCGTGCATCTAAATATGTGACGAAGGAGTTAGTTCTCTTTATGAATGAtctgaaaaacaataacaattgttttactattttttacaatagcATAGTAACAGTTATTACGCAAACATTACAGAAAATGTCTTCTTTGCTAAGGATCAATGGACATTTATTATTGGCTTTTGTTTGTAAAGAGTTACTCTGCATGGGAGGAACTGATAACACGCTCTTAGCTCTATCTGTAATGCCTTTGAATATATCCACTACATTTGATGATGAACGGGCAGAGTTTAAGAAACTTTGCTTAGATTTCACAAAGCAGGTGAAAGAAATAAATCTTTTCGAAATTCAAAGCTTTTATTAcaacaaatttgttttgaataattttgaaaaaagatttgaatga